A stretch of DNA from Bacteroidota bacterium:
ACTCACTGCGCTCGGCGTCCGACAGCCCCGCCGCCGGATCGCGCGGCGCAGCCGGCACTAGCACGGTCCTCCGCCCACCATCCTCCGTCTTCTGTCCTCTGTCTTCCGTCTTCCGGCCCCAGTTGTCTTTCAGCGCGACGATCCGGTTGAAGACCAACCCGTCCGGCGCACTGTCCTCCGGGTCCTGCCAGAAAAAGCCAAGCCGCTCGAACTGGTACCGCGTGTCCGCCGCGTCGTCCGCCACGCTCGTCTCGACCCAGCCCTCGGTCTCGACGAGCGAGTCGGGGTTGAGGACGTCGAGGAGGTCGTCCTGCGCGGCCGGGTCCGGCACGGTGAAGAGCCGGTCGTAGAGCCGGAAGCGGGCGGGGACGGCGTGCTCGGCCTCGACCCAGTGGACCACGCCGCGCGGCTTCTCGTCATCTGATGCAAGCCGAGCACGCACCGCCGTGATCTCGCCCGCATCGCTCTTCTCGAACCCGGTGCAGGTGACGACCGGCCCGTGTCGAAGCCGGACGGCCCGGCCGGGCGAGAGCCGCTTCCACTTCTTCGGGGGGACCGGGGCGAAATCGTCGCGCTCGATCCATACCTCGGGCCCGAACGGGACCGGGCGCGAAGTCGGAGTGTCGGCAGGCGGGTCGATGTCGTGCGGCCAGTAGGGCGCGTCGAGGGTCTCGGCCTCGGCTCCGTCGATCACGAGCCGGAGCGGGTCGGTGACCGCGAGGACGCGGGGAGCGACGGCGTTGAGGTCGCTCCGGATCGCGTACTGGTAGCGCGCGAGGTCGACGCTGCCGTTGACTTTGGTGACGCCGATCTCGTGGTAGAACGTCCGCAGCGCCTCCGGCCGGACGCCGCGCCGGCGCTGCGCCGCGAGCGTCGGCATCCGGGGGTCGTCCCAGCCCGCGACGTGGCCCTCCTCGACGAGCCGGCGGAGCGTGCGCTTGCTCATCACCGTGTAGTCGAGGTTGAAGCGGGCGAACTCATACTGGTGCGGCCTCGACTTGGCCGCGTGCGCGGCCGGAAGCGGCTCGGCGATCCCGAGGGCGTCGAGGTACCAGTCGTAGAGCGGGCGGTTGACGTCGAACTCGAGCGTGCAGATCGAGTGGCTGATGCCCTCGACGGCGTCGCCCTGGCCGTGCGCCCAGTCGTAGAGCGGGTAGATGGCCCAGTCTTGCCCGGTGCGGTAGTGGTGCGCGTCGCGGCGGATGCGGTACATGAGCGGGTCGCGCAGCTTCATGTTGGCGCTCGCCATGGACCCGTTCGGGCCATCGATCTTCGCCCGGAGAACGTGTGAGCCGTCGGGGTGCTCGCCGCGCCGCATCTCGCCGAGCAGGCGGAGATTTTCTTCCACCGACCGGTCGCGGTAGGGCGAGGGCGTCCCCGGCTCGGTGACCGTGCCCCGGCCCTGGCGGATCTCGTCCTCGCTCTGGCTGTCGACGTAGGCCAGGCCCTTCTCGACGAGGTCGACGGCCCAGGCGTAGAACTGCTCGAAGTAGTCCGATGCGTAGCGGACCTCGACCGGCTCGAAGCCGAGCCAGCCGACGGCCTCTTCGAGCGCGCGGGCGTACTCCTCGCTCTCGGTCTCCGGGTTGGTGTCGTCAAAGCGGAGGTAGGTCTGGCCGCCGAACTCCTTCGCCAGCCCAAAGTTGAGGCAGATCGACTGCGCGTGCCCGAGGTGCGGGTAGCCGTTCGGCTCGGGCGGGAAGCGCGTCACGACGCGGTCGTAGCGCCCGGCCTCGACGTCGGCGGCGATGATCTCGCGGAGGAAGTTGGACGGGCGGCTGTCAGTGGAGTCCACGGAGCGGTGGGTTGACGAGCGGACGAGCAGAAGCAGGGACGAGCGGAAGATAGGCTCGGCGGTGAACCCTGAAATCTTCCGTTCCTCCTTTCCTCCGCTCTTTCGTTCTTACCCCCACAGGCCGAGCGCCCGCCGCACGAGGATGATCTGCCCGAGGTGGTGCGCGTTGTGGTCGGCCGCGAGGAGGAGTTCGCGCAGGAGGGTGTAGCCTGGCGCGTGCCCGAACTCGGCAAGCAGGTCGCCCTCTTCGGCGAGCGCGATGAGCGCGCCGAGATCGTCGAAGAACGCGCGCTGCGTGTCGGTCCACGTCTCGCGCGTCGCCTCGGCATCCGGCCAGTAGGCGTCGGGCCAGGCGCGGTGCGCGTAGTCCAGGTTCCGGCAGAAGTCGAGGATGTCGTGCTGCGTGAACCAGAGGTGGTAGACGAGGTCCCACAGTGAGTGCGGGTGGCCGTCCGGCCGCTCGTTCGCCCGGCCGAAGGGGAGGCCGCCGAGCGTCGTGGCGGCGTCGACGTGGGCGTTGCTGCCGCGCAGGAGGGCGACGAGTTCAGCGCGGAGCCGGTCGTCGGAGGCAAGGCCGGGGTCGGGCTTGGGCATGGGTCGGCGATGGGTCGGTGAGGAAGACGCAAGATAGAGGGCACCGGGGCCCGGCGGACCGAGCGTAGTTTGCCCGCCCTCTCGCCAGCCAGCTAGCCCGTGAACACCGCCGACCTGAACCTCACCGACGACGACCGCGCCGCCGCCGTGCCCGACCTGTGGGCCGACTTCGTCGCCGTTGTCCGCCGCCTCCGCCGCGACTGCCCCTGGGACCGCGAGCAGACCCACGACTCGGTCAAGCACCTCCTGATCGAAGAAGCCTACGAGGCCCTCGACGCCATCGATCAGGCGGACTGGCCCGACCTCGGGGCCGAGCTCGGGGACGTGCTGCTCCACGTCGTCTTCCACAGCGAGATCGCCGAGACCACGACGGGCGCGTTCACGCTCGAAGACGTGATCCGGCAGGAGCTAGAGAAGCTCGTCCGGCGGCACCCGCACGTCTTCGGGGATACGGCGGTGAGCGGGACGGGCGAGGTGCTCCGCAACTGGGAGCAGATCAAGCAGCAGGAGCGCGCCGGCCGCGACGAGGCGCGGCGCTCAGTGCTGGACGGCGTGCCGCGCCAGCTTCCGGCGCTCCTCCGGGCGCAGCGCGTGCA
This window harbors:
- a CDS encoding glutamine--tRNA ligase/YqeY domain fusion protein, producing the protein MDSTDSRPSNFLREIIAADVEAGRYDRVVTRFPPEPNGYPHLGHAQSICLNFGLAKEFGGQTYLRFDDTNPETESEEYARALEEAVGWLGFEPVEVRYASDYFEQFYAWAVDLVEKGLAYVDSQSEDEIRQGRGTVTEPGTPSPYRDRSVEENLRLLGEMRRGEHPDGSHVLRAKIDGPNGSMASANMKLRDPLMYRIRRDAHHYRTGQDWAIYPLYDWAHGQGDAVEGISHSICTLEFDVNRPLYDWYLDALGIAEPLPAAHAAKSRPHQYEFARFNLDYTVMSKRTLRRLVEEGHVAGWDDPRMPTLAAQRRRGVRPEALRTFYHEIGVTKVNGSVDLARYQYAIRSDLNAVAPRVLAVTDPLRLVIDGAEAETLDAPYWPHDIDPPADTPTSRPVPFGPEVWIERDDFAPVPPKKWKRLSPGRAVRLRHGPVVTCTGFEKSDAGEITAVRARLASDDEKPRGVVHWVEAEHAVPARFRLYDRLFTVPDPAAQDDLLDVLNPDSLVETEGWVETSVADDAADTRYQFERLGFFWQDPEDSAPDGLVFNRIVALKDNWGRKTEDRGQKTEDGGRRTVLVPAAPRDPAAGLSDAERSEYELLVGRGTGEEEAAVLAADADLRALFEATVGVGASAREAAVLLVHDLRPALGDRTLAESAATPDALADVLRLIGQQTLTRTAAGEVIEALVSEGGTAEAVVQARGLAAVRDADALAPAIDAVIVEHPDEAARYRAGEQRLLGFFMGQAMRRAGKGADAGAVRSLLQERLAP
- a CDS encoding DinB family protein, translated to MPKPDPGLASDDRLRAELVALLRGSNAHVDAATTLGGLPFGRANERPDGHPHSLWDLVYHLWFTQHDILDFCRNLDYAHRAWPDAYWPDAEATRETWTDTQRAFFDDLGALIALAEEGDLLAEFGHAPGYTLLRELLLAADHNAHHLGQIILVRRALGLWG
- the mazG gene encoding nucleoside triphosphate pyrophosphohydrolase — encoded protein: MNTADLNLTDDDRAAAVPDLWADFVAVVRRLRRDCPWDREQTHDSVKHLLIEEAYEALDAIDQADWPDLGAELGDVLLHVVFHSEIAETTTGAFTLEDVIRQELEKLVRRHPHVFGDTAVSGTGEVLRNWEQIKQQERAGRDEARRSVLDGVPRQLPALLRAQRVQEKAAGVGFDFPEAAGAWAKVEEEVGELRDLVEQAATADEREAEFGDVLFALVNYARFTGITPENALRRTLDTFQRRFRHVEARLADAGRSFDAADLAEMDAYWDEAKRLEDR